A region of Salvia splendens isolate huo1 chromosome 17, SspV2, whole genome shotgun sequence DNA encodes the following proteins:
- the LOC121774041 gene encoding uncharacterized protein LOC121774041: protein MGDEEIQGNISDHLSTGKRQSPLSRSILQESLPKRPTLNPSSDHDHFGYKKLSLSQYFTPAPLRRTISEPIYSPGTTNSAAAPTRSSEIPNSPAPVNAGQEIVPSLHRTMSAPIPVFAATPPRPFAGRKPSRSPTRGENPSAKRLKRMKERLKVMSEWWNQVASEDGDEENLESENDNDPKEECEGEAEIPSQEAVFVEKSGESLVLHFKCPCGDGYQILLSGNNCYYKLTNFRNN from the exons ATGGGTGATGAAGAAATTCAAGGCAACATCAGCGATCACCTCTCAACCGGAAAGAGACAGTCCCCTCTATCCCGATCGATTCTTCAAGAATCCCTCCCTAAAAGGCCCACTCTCAACCCCTCCTCCGATCACGACCACTTCGGCTACAAGAAACTCTCCCTTTCTCAGTATTTCACCCCCGCGCCGCTCCGCCGCACTATTTCGGAGCCCATTTATTCTCCTGGAACCACCAATTCCGCGGCGGCGCCAACAAGATCGTCGGAAATTCCCAATTCTCCAGCTCCAGTCAATGCTGGTCAAGAAATTGTGCCCTCTCTGCACCGCACAATGTCCGCTCCGATTCCTGTCTTCGCCGCCACTCCGCCGCGCCCATTCGCCGGGAGGAAACCTTCTAGGTCTCCCACCCGCGGAGAGAATCCCAGTGCCAAg AGGTTGAAGAGGATGAAGGAGCGGCTGAAAGTGATGAGCGAGTGGTGGAATCAAGTTGCCAGTGAAGACGGCGATGAGGAAAATCTTGAATCTGAGAATGATAACGATCCCAAG GAAGAGTGCGAAGGCGAGGCTGAAATTCCTTCACAAGAAGCTGTGTTTGTGGAGAAAAGTGGAGAATCCCTAGTCCTCCATTTCAAGTGCCCTTGTGGTGATGGTTACCAGATTCTGCTTTCTGGGAACAACTGCTACTACAAACTCACTAATTTCCGAAACAACTGA
- the LOC121774678 gene encoding uncharacterized protein LOC121774678 yields MGDDTAAARRVMVVADGSREAAGALQYALSHAVVDNDTLILLHVEHAAPPPKTGFGGLLKNPISPAAPRLGVPTSSGEGSVGGRSGRGGGGEVDFLDGMKRACAAAKPMVKVAVEKAEVAEGKEKGAVIVAHSAASNVELLIIGQKRSSFSKSILGARRGLSLKGLADTAEYAVENSKCTCVAVQRKANGGGYLLNSKTHKNFWLLA; encoded by the exons ATGGGAGACGATACCGCGGCGGCACGCCGAGTAATGGTGGTGGCTGACGGCAGCCGCGAGGCCGCCGGAGCGCTACAATACGCCCTCTCGCACGCGGTCGTGGACAACGACACCTTGATCCTCCTCCACGTCGAGCACGCGGCCCCACCCCCCAAGACCGGCTTCGGCGGCTTGTTAAAGAATCCAATATCCCCGGCTGCCCCCCGTCTCGGGGTGCCCACCTCTTCCGGTGAGGGAAGTGTCGGTGGTCGTAGTGGacgtggaggaggaggagaggtgGATTTTCTCGATGGGATGAAGCGCGCGTGCGCGGCTGCTAAGCCGATGGTGAAGGTGGCGGTGGAGAAGGCGGAGGTGGCGGAAGGAAAGGAGAAGGGCGCGGTCATTGTTGCCCACAGCGCCGCTAGCAATGTTGAGCTTCTTATTATAGGCCAAAAGAGGAGTTCTTTTTCCAAATCGATTTTAGG GGCTAGAAGAGGCTTGTCGCTGAAAGGATTGGCCGACACGGCGGAGTACGCGGTTGAGAATAGTAAATGCACATGTGTTGCAGTGCAGAGAAAAGCTAACGGAGGAGGATATCTTCTTAATAGTAAAACACATAAAAATTTCTGGCTCTTGGCATAA